Proteins encoded by one window of Streptomyces sp. LX-29:
- a CDS encoding ribokinase translates to MHRYDLVVVGSANADLVVGVERRPAAGETVLGSDLAVHPGGKGANQAVAAARLGARTALLARVGDDDHGRMLREVQRAAGVDTSGVLVGGAPTGVALITVDPSGDNSIVVSPGANARLSPEDVRTAAPLLAAARVVSLQLEIPLETVATAVAAVGPDTRVVLNPSPPAALPAEVLAACDPLVVNEHEARFLLGDDPAARSEDPAAWAASLRSRGPRSVVVTLGAAGALAADDRGAVRVPGVPVAAVDTTGAGDAFTGALGWRLGVGDDLATAVRFAVRVGAAAVTRPGAQQSFPTAEQVAAL, encoded by the coding sequence ATGCACCGCTACGACCTGGTGGTCGTGGGGTCCGCCAACGCCGACCTGGTGGTCGGGGTCGAGCGCCGCCCCGCGGCCGGGGAGACCGTCCTCGGCTCCGACCTGGCGGTCCACCCCGGCGGCAAGGGCGCCAACCAGGCCGTCGCCGCCGCCCGGCTGGGGGCCCGCACCGCGCTGCTGGCGCGGGTGGGCGACGACGACCACGGCCGGATGCTGCGGGAGGTGCAGCGGGCGGCCGGCGTGGACACCTCCGGTGTCCTGGTCGGCGGCGCGCCCACCGGGGTCGCGCTGATCACCGTCGACCCCTCGGGTGACAACAGCATCGTGGTCTCCCCCGGCGCCAACGCCAGGCTCAGCCCCGAGGACGTCCGCACCGCCGCCCCGCTGCTGGCCGCGGCCCGCGTGGTCTCCCTCCAACTGGAGATCCCGCTGGAGACGGTCGCCACGGCGGTGGCGGCGGTGGGCCCGGACACCCGCGTGGTGCTCAACCCCTCGCCGCCGGCCGCGCTGCCCGCCGAGGTGCTCGCCGCCTGCGACCCGCTGGTGGTCAACGAGCACGAGGCGCGGTTCCTGCTGGGCGACGACCCGGCGGCGCGGAGCGAGGACCCCGCGGCGTGGGCGGCGTCCCTGCGCTCCCGTGGGCCGCGTTCGGTGGTGGTGACGCTGGGCGCCGCCGGCGCGCTCGCCGCCGACGACCGGGGCGCGGTCCGGGTGCCCGGGGTGCCGGTGGCGGCGGTGGACACCACCGGCGCGGGCGACGCGTTCACCGGGGCGCTCGGCTGGCGGCTGGGGGTCGGCGACGACCTGGCGACGGCGGTGCGGTTCGCCGTGCGGGTGGGCGCGGCGGCGGTCACCCGGCCCGGTGCCCAGCAGTCGTTCCCCACCGCGGAGCAGGTGGCGGCCCTGTGA